Below is a genomic region from Prevotella melaninogenica.
TTAATTCTGCAGTGTACCATCTTCCCACCATACCGGTGCTGATAACCTTATTCCCATATTGTGCTGCAGATTCTTCAACAGCCATATTTGCAAATCGCAGAGTTTGGTAGTCAGCGCATACTAACTTATAGGTACCTCCTTCAGCAGGAACTGTTATGTTTCTTGGATCACCTGTATAGTCTGTAGTCCACTTAAAAGTCGCTCTGTGGAGTTCATCAACTGTATCCTTGCTACAGCTGAATAGGGTGGACAAAAGAACCAGTAACAATGCTGCAGATGTTATATTCTTAAGTTTATTCATGCTCATTAAATGGATATAGTTATTTAGATATTATGAGTATATTGCATTTATTTCTGTGTTACTTCTACATGATCGAATACATCGCCAGCCGTCACAACGATAGATAGTTTGCGTTCTTTACCTGTTGTGTTGGGGAGAAGAGTAATATAAAAAGTATTCTCTTTCGCTAACACATCGTACCAATCATATTTAATATGACGAAAATCTTGCTCTTTACTTGAACCAAAGATGGTTGTGTCTTGAGATGTAACGTTATCAATCCATGGTCCCCCATAGTTGGTACATTTTAATTGATAAGTTCCACCTTCTGCTGTAGCAGTAATCTTTCTTGGGTTTCCAGGTCGGTCTGATGTCCACTTCATAGGAGTCCAACGACCATCTTCAGAGTTTAGTTCGCAGCTGAATAGGGTGGACAAAACTATCAGTAGCAAAGCGGCAAACGTACTCTTTTTTAATTTACTCATGTTCGTAAAATTGAAAAGGTTATTATTCTAAAATTGTCTTATCGTTCTTCACCTCTTCCATAGATATACCAAGACAATGACAGAAGATTGCCTCACGCGCAAAAAGACCATTACGAGCCTGTTCTATATAGTAAGCATGTGAACTATCATCAACATCGTATGCAATCTCATTCACACGTGGAAGCGGATGAAGAATCTTCATATTCGGACGAGCCAATGAGAGCATATCACGACGAAGAATATAAACATTCTTTACACGTTCATATTCCATTAAATCAGAGAAGCGTTCTTTCTGTACGCGTGTCATATAGATAATATCTGCGTTAGCAATCACTTCTGGAGTGAAATCCTCATGCTCTTCGAAGTGGATGTTATGCTCACGACAATACACCTTATACTCCTCTGGCATAGCGAGTTCCTTTGGTGCAATAAAGTGAAAGGTTGGGTTGAAATGACGCATGGCCATAAGAAGAGAATGAACGGTTCTACCGTATTTAAGATCGCCTACAAGATAGATGTTTAGATTCTCCAGTGTTCCTTGTGTCTGATTAATTGTATAAAGGTCGAGCAAGCATTGTGAAGGATGTTGATGTGCTCCGTCGCCAGCATTAATGATAGGCACTGGAGCCACTTCAGAAGCATATTGTGCTGCACCTTCTATGTAATGTCGCATAACAATTGCATCGGCATAATTAGAGACCATGAGGATGGTGTCTTTAAGTGTTTCGCCCTTGCTGACACTTGAAACCTTTGCATCGGTAAAGCCAATAACACGTGCACCGAGTCGGTTAGCTGCTGTTTCAAAACTAAGTCGGGTACGTGTAGAAGGCTCATAGAAGAGTGTTGCGATAACCTTACCTTTGAGTAGTTCTCGGTTTGGATGTTTCTCAAACTCTTGAGCCATTTCTATAAGGTAGAGTAGTTGCTCACGGTCTAACCCTTGGATATTCACAAAGTTATGCTTTTCCATATTTGTTTTGTGATGTTTTAGTTCTTTTCTGTTGGTAAAGGTACATTATTATTTTCTAATCAACGAACTATAGAAAGGGAAATATCCACCTATAACAAAAAATATCTATTTATTTTGCTTATCCATTGATTTACATTATCTTTGCATAATATTTTCACAATTATGAGAAGACACTTTGTACATTTCCTCTGGGGGTCACTTCTTGCCATCTTGGGCTTGGTCTTCGTATTCTTCATATCTGTATGGAACGGATGGGTAGGGTACATGCCTAATATGGATGAATTGTCTAACCCTATAGATAAGTTTGCTTCGCAAGTCTATTCTTCAGACCAGCAACTTATCGGTACTTGGAACGCGGATAACAATAATCGTGTGGCAATCGACTATAATGGTCTGTCGCCACACCTTGTTCATGCCCTTGTTGCGACAGAAGATGAGCGCTTCTATGAACATTCAGGTGTTGACTTTATAGCCCTTGGACGTGCTGTCGTAAAGCGTGGTGTGATGGGACAGACAAGTGCTGGAGGTGGTTCTACAATCACACAGCAGCTTGCTAAACAGCTTTTCTCTGAGAAAGCACACAGCACAGTAGAACGTCTTTTGCAGAAGCCTATTGAGTGGATTATTGCAGTGAAGTTGGAACGTTACTTCACGAAGGAAGAGATACTTGCTATGTATTTCAATTATTTTGACTTCCTTCATAATGCTGTTGGTATCAAGCGAGCTGCTAATGTCTATTTCAATAAAGAACCACGTAAGTTGACGGTGACTGAGTCTGCTATGTTAGTAGGACTTTGCAAGAACCCTTCAATGTTTAATCCTCTTCGTCATCCAGAGCGTTGTTTGCAACGTCGCAACGTTGTTTTAATGCAGATGGTTAAGTCTGGCTATGTAACGAAGGATGAATATAAAGAATTGTCACAGCGTCCTTTAGGACTTCATTTTACGAAGTCAAAGCCAGTGAGTGGTGCAGGTGATTATTTCCAAGCATTCCTTCGTCAATACATGATGGCAAAGAAACCGGAGCGTGAGAATTATCAGTCATGGCAGAATCGTCAGTTTGTTCTTGATTCTATTGCCTGGGAGCAGGATCCACTTTATGGCTGGTGTAATAAGAATACGAAGCGTAATGGTGAGCCTTATAATGTGAATACTGATGGTTTACGTATCTACACGACCATTGATACACGTATGCAGCAGTATGCTGAAGAGTCTGTGCGCAAGCATGTAGGTGGATACTTACAGTCACAGTTCAATCAGGCTATGCGTTACAAGAAGAATGCGCCGTTCTCATCTAATATATCACGTCGTACGATTAAAGAGATATTGAATCGCTCCTGTCGCCAGACACTACGCTATCAGCGTTTGAAAGAGCAGGGGGCTACCCCTGATGAGATTAGACGCAGTTTCCGTACACCACATGAGATGACGCTTTTTACATACCATGGTGACATTGATACGGTGATGACGCCAATCGATTCAATACGTTACTATAAGTCATTCCTCCGTTCAGCCTTTGTTAGTATGGACCCACATACGGGCGCTGTTAAGGCTTATGTTGGTGGTATTGATTATCAACATTTCAAGTATGATGTGGTGATGGGTGGTCGTCGTCAAGTTGGTTCAACTATAAAACCATTCCTTTATGCACTTGCAATGCAGAATGGTATGACCCCTTGTACACTTGCTCCAAACGTACAGCGTACTTATGGTGGATGGACACCTCGCAATGGTTCACATGCTCGTTATGGTCAAGAGGTTCCTTTGCGCTGGGCTTTACAACAGTCTAACAACTGGATTTCAGCGTATTTGATTAACCTCCTCGGTCCGTCTCAGTTCGTAAACATTCTACATGACTTTGGATTGAACAATCCTGATATTGATAAGAATACAAGTCCAGTGTTATGTCTTGGACCTTGTGAGGCTTCTGTTGGTGAGATGGCAAGTGCCTATACAACGTTTGCTAATGGTGGTATTCGTTGTGCTCCACTCTTTGTAACAAAGATTGAAGACAGCCATGGTAACGTCATTGCTAAGTTCCAACCATTGATGACAGAAGTTATTTCAGAGGTAAGTTCTTATCAGATGATTGATATGTTGCGTGCCGTTATTCAAGGTGGTACAGGTAGTCGTTTGCGTTACGCTTACCATCTTACAGCTGATATTGGTGGAAAGACGGGTACAACAAACAATAACTCGGATGGTTGGTTTATGGGTATTACACCAGAACTTGTCAGTGGTTGCTGGGTTGGTGGTGAAGACCGTGATATCCACTTCGACCATACATCAATAGGTCAAGGTGCTACAACTGCCTTGCCTGTATGGGCTTACTTTATGCAGCGTGTCTATGCTGACAAGCGATTAGGATATAATCAAAGCACAAAGTTTGCTATTCCAGCTAAGTTTAATCCTTGTGAGACGGCTGACACTATCAATGTTAATGGTATACAAGAAGAGTACTTCTAAACGATAATATTTATCTTTAGATGTTGATAGATATAATAGAAAACAGGGACACCCGATGAGGTGTCCCTATTTTCTTATGCCTGTTGTGAATCATACCAAATCAATAAAGATACTTTCTTATAACTTCTAACAATAAGTTCTTACTTATTTATTTATAGATGATAGGGTGTTTAACACTTATTACAATTGGTGCTAAGCCTCCGCACATGTTGTGCGGAGCATTCGCACAATGTGTGCTAAGCGTCCGCACGTAAGTTGAAAATGGTAAGACGGATTCATAAATATGATGTATTCTAAGCTTTTCTTTATAATCTTAGACAGAATAGGGTTAAAACTATATTTTTGTCATGTGATAGCCCATACGTTTTAACTGCATGGCTGCACCCATATAATACATTTGGTGAAGTGCTGCCACATATGCTTGAAAGGCATCACTACTACCTGGTGCAATAGGAAGATGGCGGAGTAGGCTATTGGTTCGTGCTGCACACTTTCCTACAATAGCGGCAATATCCTTATGCTCTTCAGTAGAAAGAAGTAGAACTTTCTCACAAATATAGTCATCCATGTGGTCATAATCAATACGATCACGTAGATAAGTGTAGAGATTCTCTACCTTGCTATACAACTCCCAGTCTTCATCCCAATATTTAGCTATTGCCATACCGATGTACATCATCCAGCCAAGGGAAACGGTAGGATAGTTGGCAAACTCTCGCATACCATCAGGTAGGTAAGCTTCAGCAATCTCCAACCACTTATCTTCCATGTCGGTAATATCTGGCAACATACTATCTACAAGTTGTTTTTCTTGTAGATAAGTTGTCAAGTCCTCTTTGAATTTGTCTTCAAATGAATATCTTAATTGTTCGTCTTGCATTGTTATGTATCTTAAAATATTGAATTTATACTACTCTGCCAATTTCTTCTTTACTTCTGCCAATGCTTTAATCCAGTCGGTATCGAGGGAGAATTGAGTAAGATAGTCCTCACTATTGAAGTATACCAAGACAAGATTCTTATCAGGA
It encodes:
- the pyrB gene encoding aspartate carbamoyltransferase, giving the protein MEKHNFVNIQGLDREQLLYLIEMAQEFEKHPNRELLKGKVIATLFYEPSTRTRLSFETAANRLGARVIGFTDAKVSSVSKGETLKDTILMVSNYADAIVMRHYIEGAAQYASEVAPVPIINAGDGAHQHPSQCLLDLYTINQTQGTLENLNIYLVGDLKYGRTVHSLLMAMRHFNPTFHFIAPKELAMPEEYKVYCREHNIHFEEHEDFTPEVIANADIIYMTRVQKERFSDLMEYERVKNVYILRRDMLSLARPNMKILHPLPRVNEIAYDVDDSSHAYYIEQARNGLFAREAIFCHCLGISMEEVKNDKTILE
- a CDS encoding BACON domain-containing protein produces the protein MSKLKKSTFAALLLIVLSTLFSCELNSEDGRWTPMKWTSDRPGNPRKITATAEGGTYQLKCTNYGGPWIDNVTSQDTTIFGSSKEQDFRHIKYDWYDVLAKENTFYITLLPNTTGKERKLSIVVTAGDVFDHVEVTQK
- a CDS encoding transglycosylase domain-containing protein — translated: MRRHFVHFLWGSLLAILGLVFVFFISVWNGWVGYMPNMDELSNPIDKFASQVYSSDQQLIGTWNADNNNRVAIDYNGLSPHLVHALVATEDERFYEHSGVDFIALGRAVVKRGVMGQTSAGGGSTITQQLAKQLFSEKAHSTVERLLQKPIEWIIAVKLERYFTKEEILAMYFNYFDFLHNAVGIKRAANVYFNKEPRKLTVTESAMLVGLCKNPSMFNPLRHPERCLQRRNVVLMQMVKSGYVTKDEYKELSQRPLGLHFTKSKPVSGAGDYFQAFLRQYMMAKKPERENYQSWQNRQFVLDSIAWEQDPLYGWCNKNTKRNGEPYNVNTDGLRIYTTIDTRMQQYAEESVRKHVGGYLQSQFNQAMRYKKNAPFSSNISRRTIKEILNRSCRQTLRYQRLKEQGATPDEIRRSFRTPHEMTLFTYHGDIDTVMTPIDSIRYYKSFLRSAFVSMDPHTGAVKAYVGGIDYQHFKYDVVMGGRRQVGSTIKPFLYALAMQNGMTPCTLAPNVQRTYGGWTPRNGSHARYGQEVPLRWALQQSNNWISAYLINLLGPSQFVNILHDFGLNNPDIDKNTSPVLCLGPCEASVGEMASAYTTFANGGIRCAPLFVTKIEDSHGNVIAKFQPLMTEVISEVSSYQMIDMLRAVIQGGTGSRLRYAYHLTADIGGKTGTTNNNSDGWFMGITPELVSGCWVGGEDRDIHFDHTSIGQGATTALPVWAYFMQRVYADKRLGYNQSTKFAIPAKFNPCETADTINVNGIQEEYF
- a CDS encoding BACON domain-containing protein; this encodes MSMNKLKNITSAALLLVLLSTLFSCSKDTVDELHRATFKWTTDYTGDPRNITVPAEGGTYKLVCADYQTLRFANMAVEESAAQYGNKVISTGMVGRWYTAELTGNTLTITIEPNTTGKKRKVNFWLRADDVVDRVEITQEK